In one Chlamydia sp. BM-2023 genomic region, the following are encoded:
- the dnaK gene encoding molecular chaperone DnaK, translated as MSEQKKSSKIIGIDLGTTNSCVSVMEGGQAKVITSSEGTRTTPSIVAFKGQEKLVGIPAKRQAVTNPDKTLASTKRFIGRKYSEVESEIKTVPYKVAAGSQGDAVFEVDGKHYTPEEIGAQVLIKMKETAEAYLGEPVTEAVITVPAYFNDSQRASTKDAGRIAGLDVKRIIPEPTAAALAYGIDKAGDKKIAVFDLGGGTFDISILEIGDGVFEVLSTNGDTHLGGDDFDEVIIKWMIEEFQKQEGIDLSKDNMALQRLKDAAEKAKIELSGMSTTEINQPFITMDASGPKHLALTLTRAQFEKLASNLIERTKSPCIKALADAKLSASDIDDVLLVGGMSRMPAVQDIVKSIFGREPNKGVNPDEVVAIGAAIQGGVLGGEVKDVLLLDVIPLSLGIETLGGVMTPLVERNTTIPTQKKQIFSTAADNQPAVTIVVLQGERPMAKDNKEIGRFDLTDIPPAPRGHPQIEVAFDIDANGILHVSAKDAASGREQKIRIEASSGLKEDEIQRMIRDAEANKEEDKKRREASDVKNEADSTVFRAEKALTDYKDNIPESLTKEINERIENVRTALKEDAPVEKIKEASDELSRHMQKIGEAMQSQSASSAAASAANAQGGPNINTEDLKKHSFSTKPPSGSSSSSSNEKIEDADVEIVDKPND; from the coding sequence ATGAGCGAACAAAAAAAATCTAGTAAAATTATCGGTATAGACTTAGGGACAACAAACTCTTGCGTATCTGTCATGGAAGGAGGACAAGCTAAAGTCATTACTTCTTCAGAAGGAACACGCACAACCCCTTCTATCGTTGCATTCAAAGGACAAGAAAAATTAGTAGGAATTCCTGCAAAAAGACAGGCGGTTACAAATCCTGATAAGACTCTGGCGTCCACAAAACGTTTCATAGGAAGAAAATATTCCGAAGTAGAGTCTGAAATTAAAACAGTGCCCTACAAGGTAGCTGCAGGATCACAAGGCGACGCTGTTTTCGAAGTAGATGGAAAACACTACACCCCTGAAGAAATCGGCGCTCAAGTGCTTATAAAAATGAAAGAAACCGCAGAGGCTTATCTCGGAGAGCCCGTAACAGAAGCTGTGATTACCGTTCCTGCTTACTTCAACGATTCTCAAAGAGCTTCCACAAAAGATGCCGGACGTATCGCAGGATTAGACGTAAAACGTATCATTCCTGAACCAACAGCAGCAGCTCTTGCTTACGGAATCGATAAAGCAGGTGATAAAAAAATCGCTGTCTTCGACCTCGGAGGAGGAACTTTCGATATCTCCATCTTAGAAATCGGTGATGGCGTTTTTGAAGTGCTCTCTACAAACGGAGATACTCACCTAGGAGGAGACGACTTCGATGAAGTAATCATCAAATGGATGATCGAAGAGTTCCAAAAACAAGAAGGCATAGACCTCAGCAAAGATAATATGGCTCTTCAAAGGCTTAAAGATGCCGCTGAAAAAGCTAAAATCGAGCTTTCAGGAATGTCAACTACAGAAATTAACCAGCCATTCATCACTATGGATGCTAGCGGGCCTAAACACTTAGCTTTAACGCTAACACGTGCACAATTCGAAAAACTCGCTTCTAATCTAATCGAACGTACAAAATCTCCATGCATTAAAGCTTTAGCAGACGCTAAACTTTCCGCAAGCGATATCGATGATGTACTGCTCGTCGGTGGTATGTCCAGAATGCCCGCTGTTCAAGACATCGTAAAATCTATTTTCGGTAGAGAGCCAAACAAAGGTGTTAACCCCGATGAAGTCGTTGCTATTGGAGCCGCTATTCAAGGTGGAGTTCTTGGCGGGGAAGTTAAGGACGTATTACTTCTCGACGTTATTCCTCTATCCTTAGGTATTGAGACCCTCGGAGGAGTGATGACCCCACTCGTAGAGAGAAACACAACAATCCCTACGCAGAAAAAACAAATCTTTTCAACAGCTGCAGATAACCAACCTGCGGTAACAATTGTTGTCTTACAGGGTGAGCGCCCTATGGCAAAAGATAACAAAGAAATCGGAAGATTTGACCTCACCGATATTCCTCCAGCACCTCGAGGACATCCTCAAATCGAAGTAGCCTTTGATATCGATGCTAACGGTATTCTACACGTATCTGCAAAAGATGCCGCTAGTGGACGTGAACAAAAAATTCGTATCGAAGCAAGCTCAGGATTAAAAGAAGATGAAATTCAACGAATGATCCGTGATGCTGAAGCTAATAAAGAAGAAGATAAAAAACGACGCGAAGCTTCCGATGTAAAAAATGAAGCTGACAGTACAGTCTTCAGAGCTGAAAAAGCCCTAACAGATTATAAAGACAATATTCCTGAATCTTTAACCAAAGAAATTAACGAACGTATCGAAAACGTCCGTACAGCTTTGAAAGAAGATGCCCCTGTAGAAAAAATTAAAGAAGCCTCTGACGAGCTCAGCCGTCATATGCAAAAAATCGGCGAAGCTATGCAGTCTCAATCCGCATCTTCTGCGGCGGCTTCGGCAGCAAATGCTCAGGGAGGACCAAATATTAATACTGAAGATTTGAAAAAACATAGCTTTAGTACCAAACCTCCTTCAGGAAGTTCTTCATCTTCAAGCAACGAAAAAATTGAAGATGCTGATGTTGAAATCGTAGATAAACCTAACGATTAA
- a CDS encoding nucleotide exchange factor GrpE, producing MTDSSNDNEEQNPSTPSTENEIQDLQQEIATLKAELKEKNDKYLMVLAESENSRKRMQKERQEMMQYAVENALLDFLVPIESMEKALEFASQMSDEVKNWALGFNMILQQFKQVFEEKGIVEYSSVGQKFNPFLHEAVETEETSTIPEGTIVEEFAKGYKIGERPIRVAKVKVAKSPSSQGKEVEK from the coding sequence ATGACAGACAGCTCAAACGACAATGAGGAGCAAAATCCATCAACTCCCTCAACCGAAAATGAGATTCAAGACCTCCAACAAGAAATAGCGACACTAAAGGCTGAGCTAAAAGAAAAAAACGATAAATACTTAATGGTCCTTGCGGAATCAGAAAATTCCCGTAAGCGTATGCAAAAAGAACGTCAAGAAATGATGCAGTACGCTGTTGAAAATGCCTTGTTAGACTTCTTAGTTCCTATTGAAAGCATGGAAAAAGCTTTAGAATTTGCATCACAAATGTCAGACGAAGTAAAAAATTGGGCACTAGGATTCAATATGATCCTACAGCAATTTAAACAAGTTTTCGAAGAGAAGGGTATTGTTGAGTACTCCTCAGTAGGACAGAAATTTAATCCATTTTTACACGAAGCAGTAGAAACAGAAGAAACATCAACAATCCCCGAAGGAACTATCGTGGAAGAATTTGCGAAAGGATATAAAATTGGCGAACGCCCAATCCGCGTGGCAAAAGTCAAAGTAGCAAAATCTCCCTCATCCCAAGGGAAAGAAGTAGAAAAGTAA
- the hrcA gene encoding heat-inducible transcriptional repressor HrcA → MSRSWISKRESKILYILLTTTELYLKTGQPVGSKTLKEYESSNLSTATIRNYFSELEAKGFLKKNHVSGGRIPTDLAYRYYVDHCAESFEEELPDATMHLLSQLPEESQNIVKDLQKASELLGEALQLPTCFSSPRFENDAVTNIQLSLVDEQRIVVILSTEFGQIFTDTLWLPETSNPASLKRIETFLQNHIRKQPPTEAISKKEEDLGMTLYNEVVVRYLTRYCNFSEEDLYQTGLSKLLRYESFKEPDMLALGLSFFENRRHMCKLLDIGMHRDRPTAFIGNELADIFGTPNPQCTVITTPYYMNRTPLGAFGVLGPINLPYKEIYKTLTVFADKIKASLTQSFYKFKLSFRRPCPSDPKLSNEPTLLARYSSIKLLPPKETA, encoded by the coding sequence ATGTCCAGGTCATGGATATCAAAACGCGAGTCTAAGATCCTTTACATACTCTTAACAACAACAGAGTTGTACCTAAAAACAGGACAGCCCGTTGGATCAAAAACTTTGAAAGAGTACGAGAGTTCGAATCTGAGCACCGCCACAATTAGAAATTATTTTTCAGAGTTAGAAGCCAAAGGATTTCTAAAGAAAAATCATGTCTCTGGGGGAAGAATTCCCACAGATCTCGCATATCGTTATTATGTAGATCATTGTGCGGAGAGCTTCGAAGAGGAGCTTCCTGATGCTACGATGCATTTGTTAAGCCAACTACCAGAAGAAAGCCAGAACATTGTTAAAGATCTACAAAAAGCATCGGAGCTATTGGGAGAAGCTCTCCAATTGCCTACCTGCTTTTCCTCACCAAGATTTGAAAACGATGCTGTAACCAACATCCAACTTTCCTTGGTAGATGAACAACGTATCGTCGTTATCCTCTCTACAGAATTCGGTCAGATATTTACAGACACCCTATGGTTGCCAGAAACATCAAATCCCGCTTCCTTGAAGCGTATTGAAACGTTCCTGCAAAATCATATTCGCAAACAACCTCCCACAGAGGCTATCTCAAAAAAAGAAGAAGACCTGGGAATGACCCTATATAACGAAGTAGTCGTTCGTTACCTAACACGTTATTGCAACTTCAGTGAGGAAGATTTGTATCAAACAGGCTTGTCTAAGCTATTAAGATACGAGTCTTTTAAAGAGCCGGATATGCTCGCCTTGGGATTGTCATTTTTTGAAAACCGTCGTCATATGTGCAAACTACTCGATATCGGCATGCACAGAGATCGACCTACAGCATTCATAGGAAACGAACTTGCTGACATTTTCGGAACCCCTAATCCCCAATGTACAGTCATCACTACTCCTTATTACATGAATCGCACGCCACTAGGAGCCTTTGGCGTGCTCGGTCCTATAAATCTCCCTTACAAAGAGATTTATAAAACCCTAACAGTATTTGCAGACAAGATTAAAGCAAGTCTAACGCAAAGCTTTTATAAATTTAAATTATCCTTCAGAAGACCTTGTCCCTCCGATCCCAAACTCTCTAATGAACCCACGCTATTGGCAAGATACTCTTCTATAAAATTGTTACCCCCTAAGGAGACGGCATGA
- a CDS encoding proline--tRNA ligase: MRTSLLFYKTSKNANKEAAVLSYELLEKAGYIFKTAKGIYTYTPLFWRVARKMMEIIREELNAIGGQELVLPILHPAELWQQTGRWEAFRSEGLLYTLTDREDKEMCLAPTHEEVVSMFVSQWLSGRKQLPIHLYQIATKFRDEIRPRFGLMRAREFLMEDSYTFSDSPEQMNEQYAKLRQAYQNIFDRLGIKYVIVEADGGKIGKGKSEEFHVLCSLGEDTICVSGDYGANIEAAVAQPPQYTYDKEHLPIEEVATPDVRTIEHLADFFSLPQHKIVKTLVVKLSYGEKDKFAAIGIRADRQINLTKVRSKLNADECSLASDEDILKHLGTEKGFIGPLNCPIEFYADETTRCMTNFVCAGNTKDKHYKNVNWDRDIPRPEYADFLLAEAGDSCPANGNAPYEIFEGVEVAHIFNLGTRYTECFEVGFQDEQGEKQICWMGTYGIGIGRTLAACIEQLADDRGIVWPQEIAPFDIAILYNGGDTPSEEIAEKLYKELNEYGFAPLLDDRNERLGFKLKDSDLIGIPYKLILGKTFHNSGVLEIESRSKEKFSVEPKDFLKWCENHFPKRGPHSPIF, from the coding sequence ATGAGAACTTCTCTGCTTTTTTACAAAACTTCTAAAAATGCCAATAAGGAAGCAGCTGTACTGTCATATGAGCTTCTAGAGAAAGCTGGCTACATTTTTAAAACAGCTAAGGGCATTTACACCTACACGCCGTTATTTTGGCGTGTTGCTCGTAAAATGATGGAGATCATTCGAGAAGAACTTAATGCCATAGGTGGACAAGAACTCGTGCTTCCTATTCTTCATCCTGCGGAATTGTGGCAACAGACAGGACGTTGGGAAGCTTTTCGTTCTGAGGGGCTTCTCTACACCCTAACGGATAGAGAAGATAAAGAAATGTGTCTGGCTCCTACTCACGAAGAAGTTGTTTCTATGTTTGTTTCCCAATGGTTATCAGGAAGAAAACAACTTCCTATTCACCTGTATCAAATAGCAACGAAATTCCGTGATGAAATTCGCCCAAGATTTGGTTTGATGCGCGCCAGAGAATTCCTCATGGAAGATAGTTACACCTTCTCAGATTCTCCAGAGCAAATGAATGAGCAATACGCCAAGCTTAGACAAGCCTATCAAAATATCTTTGATAGATTAGGTATTAAGTATGTGATTGTAGAAGCCGATGGAGGGAAAATCGGCAAGGGAAAATCCGAAGAGTTTCATGTGCTCTGTTCTTTAGGCGAAGATACCATTTGTGTAAGTGGTGATTACGGAGCAAATATTGAAGCTGCTGTTGCGCAGCCCCCACAATATACCTACGATAAAGAACACCTTCCTATAGAAGAAGTAGCGACTCCTGACGTAAGAACTATTGAACATCTTGCAGACTTTTTCTCCCTCCCCCAACATAAAATTGTTAAAACTCTCGTTGTTAAGCTTTCCTATGGGGAAAAAGATAAGTTCGCCGCTATAGGCATTCGCGCAGATCGACAAATTAACCTGACAAAAGTCAGATCAAAACTCAACGCTGATGAATGCTCGCTTGCATCCGATGAAGACATCCTAAAACATTTAGGAACAGAAAAAGGTTTTATAGGTCCTTTAAACTGCCCTATCGAATTCTATGCTGATGAAACCACACGATGCATGACAAATTTCGTATGTGCAGGAAACACTAAAGATAAACATTATAAAAATGTAAACTGGGACCGTGATATTCCCCGTCCGGAATATGCAGATTTCCTCCTCGCAGAAGCAGGAGATTCCTGTCCGGCAAATGGCAATGCCCCCTATGAAATCTTCGAAGGTGTAGAAGTTGCTCACATTTTCAATCTTGGCACTCGCTACACAGAATGCTTCGAAGTAGGATTTCAAGATGAGCAAGGTGAAAAACAAATATGCTGGATGGGAACTTACGGAATCGGAATCGGAAGAACCCTAGCCGCCTGTATAGAACAGCTCGCTGATGATCGTGGTATTGTTTGGCCCCAGGAAATCGCTCCTTTTGACATTGCTATCCTATATAACGGTGGTGACACCCCATCCGAAGAAATCGCAGAAAAACTCTACAAGGAGCTCAACGAATATGGATTTGCCCCTTTGCTAGATGATCGCAATGAAAGACTTGGGTTTAAATTAAAAGATAGCGATCTTATAGGCATTCCATATAAACTGATTCTAGGAAAAACTTTTCATAACTCCGGGGTCCTAGAAATAGAGTCCCGATCCAAAGAAAAGTTCTCCGTAGAGCCAAAAGATTTTTTAAAGTGGTGCGAGAATCACTTCCCCAAACGAGGCCCTCACTCTCCTATTTTCTAA